A part of Indicator indicator isolate 239-I01 chromosome 15, UM_Iind_1.1, whole genome shotgun sequence genomic DNA contains:
- the ACAD9 gene encoding complex I assembly factor ACAD9, mitochondrial: MQIPEEYGGLGLSNTMYARLGEITSLDGAIAVTLAAHQAIGLKGILIAGTDEQKAKYLPRLASGEHIAAFCLTEPGSGSDAASIQTRATLSEDGKYFLLNGSKVWISNGGLASIFTVFARTEVVDKDGQVKDKITAFIVERDFGGVTHGKPEDKLGIRGSNTCEVHFENTKVPIENVIGEVGGGFKVAMNILNSGRFSMGSASAGMIKKLIEMTAEYACTRKQFNKKLSDFGLIQEKFCFMAVKAYVMESMAYLTAGMMDRPGLPDCSLEAAMVKVFSSEGAWACVSEALQILGGLGYMKDYPYERYLRDTRILMIFEGTNEILRLYIALTGMQHAGRALTDKIKEIKKGNVGVALREFVNKLRDTMGRKVDYGLSGDQGVAHPSLQESAKKLEENIYYFGVTVKGLLSRFGKTIVDEQLVLKRVADVVINLYGMTATISRASRSISIGLRNHDHEVLLTNIFCTEAYFKNNYAMAQLEKYADENLDDHIKKAAKQVLEKRAYICSHPLDRTF, encoded by the exons ATGCAGATTCCAGAGGAATATG GTGGCCTTGGTCTGTCCAACACCATGTATGCACGGCTGGGAGAAATCACTTCTTTAGATGGAGCCATTGCAGTCACTCTGGCAGCTCACCAGGCCATTGGCCTTAAG GGCATCCTCATTGCTGGCACAGATGAACAGAAAGCAAAGTACCTGCCTAGGCTGGCATCTGGGGAGCACATTGCAGCATTTTGTCTCACTGAGCCTGGAAG TGGAAGTGATGCTGCCTCCATCCAGACCAGAGCAACCCTGAGTGAAGATGGGAAATACTTCTTGCTGAATGGCTCCAAG GTCTGGATATCAAATGGGGGCCTGGCCAGTATCTTCACAGTGTTTGCCAGGACAGAGGTTGTGGACAAGGATGGGCAAGTGAAAGACAAGATCACTGCGTTCATCGTGGAGCGGGACTTTGGTGGAGTCACCCATGGGAAGCCTGAGGATAAGTTGGGCATTCGAGGATCCAACA CCTGTGAAGTACATTTTGAAAACACCAAAGTGCCTATAGAGAATGTGATTGGAGAAGTAGGAGGAGGATTTAAG gTGGCCATGAATATCCTGAACAGTGGAAGGTTCAGCATGGGAAGTGCTTCTGCTGGAATGATTAAAAAATTGATAG aaatgACAGCAGAGTATGCTTGCACCAGGAAACAGTTCAACAAGAAACTGAGCGACTTTGGATTAATTCAG GAGAAGTTTTGTTTTATGGCTGTGAAAGCATATGTAATGGAGAGTATGGCTTACCTCACTGCAGGCATGATGGACAGGCCGGGCTTGCCAGACTGCTCCCTGGAGGCAGCCATGGTCAAG GTGTTCAGTTCTGAAGGGGCATGGGCTTGTGTAAGTGAAGCACTGCAGATCCTCGGAGGCCTGGGCTATATGAAAGACTACCCCTATGAACGCTACCTCAGGGACACCAGGATCCTTATGATATTTGAG GGCACCAACGAAATTCTGCGGCTGTACATCGCTCTGACAGGGATGCAACACGCAGGCAGAGCCCTGACTGACAAAATTAA AGAAATCAAGAAAGGCAACGTTGGCGTGGCTCTGCGGGAGTTCGTGAACAAGCTACGAGACACAATGGGCAGAAAAGTGGATTATGGACTGAGTGGTGATCAAGGAGTGGCACACCCCAGCCTGCAG gagAGTGCCAAGAAACttgaagaaaacatttattaTTTTGGAGTAACAGTGAAAGGCCTGCTGAGTAGGTTTGGGAAG ACGATAGTGGACGAGCAGCTGGTGCTGAAGAGAGTGGCAGACGTGGTCATTAACCTCTATGGGATGACAGCCACCATCTCCAGAGCCAGCAGGTCCATCAGCATCGGCCTCAGAAACCACGACCACGAG GTGCTTCTCACAAACATCTTCTGCACAGAAGCCTATTTCAAGAATAATTATGCCATGGCTCAGTTAGAAAAAT aTGCAGATGAAAACCTGGATGATCATATCAAAAAAGCTGCAAAGcaggtgctggagaagagagcCTACATCTGTTCTCACCCTCTGGATAGGACCTTCTGA